From Micropterus dolomieu isolate WLL.071019.BEF.003 ecotype Adirondacks linkage group LG21, ASM2129224v1, whole genome shotgun sequence:
AGGAACAGAACTAGATAAGCACATTgaccatgtacacacacatcacatgaatgtatgtactgtatgtacacattAACAAACCCACCTGCATTTATATATCCTTTATATTACACAGTTTGAAATCAAAAATTGACATTATGTTAATATGACAATTAAATATACTGTGgaataaagaaaatactcaatctctgaatgtgtgtgtgtgtgtgtgtgtgcatacccTCGTGATTCAGTGCGGCTGCAAAttctttatgtattttgtttttgacttcTTGATGATGAGATTCTTGAGGATTATCAGCCAGTGGAGGGCTGGGTGCCGGAGGTGGGGATGGTGGACCTGGAGGAACAAGATGGAGGGGGGGGGATGTAGAAAACATactgaaacatacagtacatcctAGAGGGCACCTCTCAATAGCTTTTCTGAATGTTCTACAAAAGACAtgcctttctgtttttttgatgACTGCTtccctttttcctttttgtttgcaCTTGCAGAGGCCTTTGCCTTGTCCTTATCTTGTAGTTTCTCCTTATGCTCTTTTGTCTCCCCCTGGTGAGCTTCTGCTGACACCTACACAtgtaaaacacacttaaaaacaaaagtattataCCTTCGTAATATGCTCATGCAACTTCTAACACACAGAGCATTACCAATTTGCTGATGGCTGTGAGTGCCTCCTCGTAGTCAGAGATCAGTTTCTCCTGGGGTGACATGACCTTTGCAGCTTCTGTCTGACCCTGGTCTGTCGTCTTGGAGACCCTTCCTGAGTCAGTATGTCTGTGGAGAGGGGAATACAGGAAAAGAGGTGGAAATTGTTAATGTGCGTATATGTTTGTGCTGGGCTTATTTGAATTGTGAGGAAATGACAACATCCATTTCAGCTTTTAAACAGAATGAAAAACATAAAGGAAAGACTTCTTCCTTACGATTTACGAGTTTTCCTCTTGTCTTCTCCATCATCCACCTGACTACCGGCTGGTTCAGCACTGATGGAACAAAATTCATCTTTCACTTTCTGCACTTGTTATCCATAAACTGTATACAATTTTTATAATTATCGTGTATTAACATGGTTACGTTAAGGCTATTAATAGCATGTTTCTTGCCTCTCGTCCTTATCCTTAATTTCTGAGGGGTCCAGTAGGGGGATACAGACAAAGTTGGAGGGTAGCTCAGGTGGCACCGGtctgtacatgctcaaataGTAGACCCTGAGAATACAGAGTGTGTCATGGAACCGTTCCAACTCCACCTATACAACACAAGCAATCCCATATTATGGTtttgccaaaaaacaaacactggcgAGTTACATAGAAGAAGTAGCTGCCTTTACACCATAAACACAAAGAGGGCGGAAAAGAAGGCAACatgtacaaaacacacagaataaGGTAAATAATCTATAACATGAGTTTATAATTATTTCAGCCAAATGCttacaaagaaacagaaaagttACCTGGATGAGTATAGAGTGGTTGTTGATGAGGATGGCAATATGGTCCTCCAACCAGCCCATGAGAGCAGCCCTCTCTTGCTCATCCTCCTCCTTACGCTTGTCGCTGATGTCCCACAAACTTTCACGGAGTTCCTGTACACACATCAGAatatctctatatattctgtatTCTCGGTTTTTACACTATTTCTGTGATCAGTTTAAGaatatttgtattgttttactctTCTCACATCTAGTCTCAGATGTAGCTCTGCTTTGGTATCCTCGTCTTCTCTCATATCATCAGGTATGCTGTTGAAGTCCTTCTGCCACTGAGACACTAACTCCTGCTTCAAGTCAGGACGCACCAGGTAATGCTTGTACTCCTCTCTACACATACAGGGAACCAGGTAATACTTACATAGTAATACATTTATCAGaactaattttttaaatgttctattAACATACATTTTCTCCTTCATTGTAAAATATTTCTGACAATGGACCATATGGTATGAACATTTGGGTCACATCCACTTGTAACCAAAAATAAGAATAACCACGAAAACCAGTAACTGATACTTTATTTAGAAGCTAATTAGAAATAATCAGTTGTTCAACTTCCATAATGCACCTGCGGCTATATACGTAAATGACAAAACCTTCTATTTAAGAATAAAAAGGATCAATTGATTGTAGCAAACAAGATATTAGTGGCTCTTGGGGCGTGCAAAGTGTGTGGCTACATACACTGTTAGGTTTACAGTGCATATATGTGTTACTACATCAGATATACAGATGCATGTACAGACATGTCCAAGTATTCAAGTATGCATCTAATGCTATAGagatcaaatgtaaaaatgaagaATAGACAGGTGCATAAAGGTCTCCATTATGCTAATGCTTAGTTATGTGCCTATCTGTAATTAGTGCACCAAATGTAGTGTTTCATGTTCATGTCAAAGGCCTGGCAGAATACCTGATGTTGAATAGGTGATGGTTAATAAAGTTGCGTTGTGAGCGCAGCTGCTGCATCACTGTCTTTATGTTGTTCACATAAGACTCAGTCACTGTGTCCCAATGCGGGTAGAGGTACTCTGGGATCTCCTAGAGATAGCAATGAGGAGGGGAAGAGATGAACAAAGCAGGTGACATGGGGGGATAGATgactataaaataaaacaagacataCTGTAGTGTAGTGTAACAGATTTCACAAAGATATCACATGACATGCATTTTCATATAGCTGACCCTAAAAGGCAATACAGGTAGTTAAACCACAGGCTAAATTCCATTGGAGGGCCACCTTGAGGCAACCCCAGGCTGTCATATGTCACTGACAAAACCAGATTTTTCAGGGAAGAAAGAGATTAGGAATGCACTTCGAACTCTGAtaagcaaaacaaacataaatagaAGTTGTATCCTACTGGAGGAAGGGGTTCATCCACATAGACCCAGCTGGGGGAACCTGGGTAGGGAGAGGCAGAATGTGGTGGGTTCTTGAGGTTTTCGTGAGAGTCCTCATTGTTCACGGAGGAAGCTGACACCTTCCTAGAGTGTTCTGTTGATTAGCGAGGAAAAAAGTACATACATTATCACTATTAGAAAGTAAAATTAACCATATTTATTGAATGTTAATCGTTAATGGATAGTAATCATAATACtatataaacctttattaatcTAATTATGCCAATCAGCAACTGATAATGGGAAGGCAATTTAGATATTTAAATTACCTTAAAGGTTCcctgtgtaagttttagtggcaactagtggtgagggttgtggaTTGCAACCAACTGCTCTCTACTGCTTTCTGCTTTCCTCTTGCGTGTCACTGCTCagccctccctttccaagcgcgtaggagaagctacggtggccgactgtcaatctcacagtcgaagcttcgcagcaaaaaAAGGTTCATGCCTTTTTAGCGAAatggggtgctcaacgtctgattttacatagaactaccagttttctcccaataagttaatatacaggctattacacatatatacatatatacatttcaacgtttaatgctgtaaataaacatgtaaaaagaataaaattagtgtttttaaagtgcgtaaataaatccaaatttgtaaccctaaccctgggtcgtcagtgtgcatgtgtaggcatagcgtgtatgtgtgtagtgccGGAAGAGGACTTGGTGAAGAgaggagccccagcttcactggtgctgtgccgagttgtccgcacctcgcgggacttttggataatttatcaccgttgatgaaccacacaaagaaccACAACATGCATGCAAAATCAAATGAAATCACCTCTGGGGGAATGGGTGTTGGATTTGGAAAGTGACGTCACACTTTGGGCCTTGTCCTCATTAAGGCTGGAATAGGAGTGTGTGGGGACAGGGGCTTCATCTGTGAGGGCTGGAGCTTGGTCTACCGTTGCAGGTGTGTCTGAAGAGGAGGAATCTGGAGCTTTCCCACTGTCCAACACTACATCTGCAACAGGAGGAGTGGCAAGAGCTGAGGGAATCAGATGAGGAAATATATCTGAATATTGTGAGTAAATATGGAAGACATATTGTCTACTATACATCATATActgtagaaacagacagaatcTCATCATCAGTGtctgataaaaatgaaaaaacttaTTTTATCCTTATTTTTTTACCTAATCATATggaaaaattatgaaaattgATTCGTGAGTCAGATGgtgaaaacactaaaataatgaCAACCAGTTACCTTCCTGTGTTTGCATCACAAGTTCCTGCAGGACAGACTCCACCCTCTTGCAGAGCTCCTCTTCTTCTACATCTGCATCAACACgaatcaaaatgttttgcttttcacTAAACCATTTCTCTAGTTTTGGCCAGGTGTCCTGAAAAGCTGTAATCCTTTAGGGGGGGAAAGGATGTAAGATATTAGACACCCAGTACAGTAGCAGTAATGTATTAATTTTAGTGTAGCATgtgacttttcttttctttttacctgtgTGGAATCTGCGCCAGGTACAAGTTCTTGTCTGTGGGATGGGAGGttttagcagcagtagtatCTGCATCTGCACCAGGGAGCAAGAGAATTACATAAACACATGAACAtacaatttacatttaacatgttacttgtgtgtgtgtatatttagaTACACACACCATCTAACAGATAATGTTTGGATGAACACATATACATAGCATTAAACATCCACCAGTCTAACGTACCCATCTGACTGAATGCACGTCTGACCACACACTCATCAGGGATATCCAGCAGCAGAGCCAGGTCCAGTACAGGAGCTGGGGGGGGTGGTGGGCTAGGTGGATTAGGATCCACTGCAAGGTTCATCCTGCTGCTTTCAATGTCATACTCTACCTCTACAGACCCACCCAGGGCTTTCTCTAGCAGGTGGGCCTGGGTGATGTCCACTGGAAAGCCATCCAGGATCCAACCTGACTGAGCTGGAACCTGCCTAGTAAGGACACAacaagtatttcactgtctagAGAGTGCTTGTGAGgttgctgtttgtttatttttcccaCACTGTATATAAAAGATTATATCTTTGAGATTTctaagaaatattaaaatgaattgcatatctaatctaatctaacaAAATTGAGATAATACAAATAACTTAAtcctatatactgtatttatagcAATACAGGTTATGTGCTCACCTGATGGCCTCTACTATAATGTCCACTAAGAGCTCATTAGGGAGGATGCTACCTTTCCTTAGCTCTTTTTCTGCAGCTTCTCCCTGCATGGCCCGAGTAGACAGCTGGATAAGGgacacagcagaaaaacaatatGTTTATGACCTAATATTTCAAATTATTAGTCTCctaaaattcataatttattcGATAAGGAAAGCACATTTTAATCAGGCTGGTTATTAGTATAAATTTAATAGAGTTAAATTGAATAAGTAAATACAAAATAGAGTCAGAAGACCGCAAATGGAACACTTACTCTTATGTTAGTGTTTCTACTTTCCTCTTGTGTGTCAAGATCTGAAAAATAGTTAAATTAGGAGAGACGCGTATCACAAATAACAATCAACTGTGTGAAATATTTAATGTGCAGTGTATTTGTATTAGaagcaaataaacacactgtaATGTAAAGTATAAACTAGAATAGAAGAGTATAATGCTAGCTTCAGTAACCCACCAGGTTTCAGTGATGTGGGGGATGTGGGGGATGTGAGCAGTTGCTCGCTGTCTCTTTCTTCCTGCTGCTCTTTAACCTTAAATTTCATCCAAAAAAAGGTGAAATGTTTAAGATCATTTTAAGGCCATTTACAGGTTTATTCATGTCCGGCACAGGCAGGAGAGACTATTGCCATTTTATGGTCCTAAAAGAAACTTAGGAAAAGCAAAATTATGTGACAAGAGTAAATAAAAAGGGATACTAGTGAAGTTACAAAACTGTCATACTGTATCAGACCAACCTCCTCTCCAATCTGGTAAGCATTCAGTGCCTCCTGAATCAGCTTGTCGGCTGATAAGACATAGATGCCATGGGCTAAAgcagaaaacaacacacatactCAGCAAAAAATAAGCCATAAAATCTTATCCCACATCCATATTTAATGTATAATTTCAGTGTATGCTTGCATCTGTGTTCGGACTGCATGTCATGTACCTTCAGCAATCTTGGCCAGGCAGGTGGTCTTGCCAGAGCAAAACTTGCCCAGGACACAGGCCTTGAGGGTAAAGTGAGGAAATGAAGGTGAGGAGGGTTCCACGATGGGTGGATGAACAATGTTTCTCAGTCGCAGGACAACATGTCCAAGAATGTTGTTGTTGGTCGGGGGTAATTTGGTTTCCCCTGCTTCCTCTGGCCATGCCCACTCACCAACCATGTTctgacaaacacaacaaatggcTAAGACAAAGAGGATCttcagcatacagacagtttgcgGCTTCAGTTCAGCGAcagttcaaatgtttttattgcagaAGAATGTAGCTTGGTTGACTTTCCCTACTTCACTATTTGTGAAATCAACATTCGTTTGAAAATGTGGGTTCAATCGACCAAATTATTCAGTCATCATGAATAAGCTACATGCAAGTGTGCGGGAAAACACACACGTACAAGCAcgatttaaaaacacactgcacTCATGATTCAAACTCACAGTGTATTCATCATAGTCCTGGTTTTTGAGTATCTCCTGCTTCTTAAGCTCTACAGGGTCTAGTGGGGTAGAGAACTCAAACCCTGGCTGCTGGGCCTTTATCGGCTCATAAAGAGGTAGACCACTGAACAGCAATTCCTTCCACTCTCTCATCGGCTTCTCTGGAATCAGACTGGACatgacagcagaaaaaaaatgacAGGAGGCAAAGCTAAGCTAGACTTCATAAGTGGAGTAGTGGTTAAAATGAAACCTGGACATGAAAATGGTTTTACCTGTTTGAACTACTTCACTCACTGTATACCAGGTAACTAACTGGGCTGTACAGTACTTTTCAATGCCCTCCAAATGTAGTgcaaataaaatagttttttgatTGAgcctgaaaatgtatttcaagaAATGGTTAATCTAACCATAAGTAGAAGAGCTGAAGTAGTGGATATATAAAACCTAGGGTAGCAggatacatacacatacaaagtGAATACTGAGCGGGGTTGTGTGCAGTGCATATCTATGGAAATGATGTATTAGATCATGAGAAGAAGTAGACAGGATGTTGACGTCTACTGATTTTATTTGACCATTGgtcagctgtaaaaaaaaaaaaaaaaaaaaaagtttccaaatttgtaattttttcacAGGTTTCTGACTCGCATGTAACTTACTAAGTTTTTATACAACATTACATTAAAGATGTCTGTCTTCAGTCAGGTTTCATATTGAtggtgcttttttaaaatacctttttaatgttttactgtggaaagaaagaaaaacaatggaGTGATGGAAGCGAGAAACCAATCTTAatttttattacacattttggAATTTCTACATATTCAATAACTGTTTGAGCTTGGAGGTTTtcgtgtgtgtatgcatgtttcTACTGCATCATTAAAAGCAATTGTGTTACGTACTTCCCAGTGAGCAGTCGATATTCTCCAACCTTGGTGGCCAAGTCTACAATTTGCTCCAAAATGTCCTTGCAGCTTGTAAAGTGCTTCTTGTATCTTCTCTGAGCTCGCTCAGCAGCAATCCTGTTGCAGAATTCAAGCTCCTTTCTGATCTCTTCGGCGCCTTCCAACTTAGCCTGCTGAGCCAAAGCCTATATCAGGCCACGGTCAGAAAGATGGAATGAGCGGAGAAGGCATCACATAAATGTTCCTGCTAATCACCACAGTTGTTAGTAAATAAGGAAGATGAAATATGTTACAGAGAGTATTTATTGTGCAAAACATATACTCAGTGCGTAGCCTTAAAGAGGTACAAACTAACAGACACAATAGATCCAGCATCAATAATTCACCATTAAAGCCTTCATACGCATGTACATATAATCGTGCAACTTTCTCCCTAAATCACCTAATAACatcactttttcactttttagaGTAAATGGCAAATAACCGCAGAATATGAGTCTTAATCGCTAAACAATCTGCTCCACGATTGGCTGACAATTTAAGTTAATGTAACGCCCCTGCGCCATGACCACCCTACACTGCAACCATGCTGGATCATGGCCATCATCTTTTACGAGGCATTTATCTAAGTATCTGTGCCTTCTTTTCAACTAAATCAGTCATGACAGTAATGACCACAAGTGTGATCACTAGTAGGACATCCCGTATAGTTGTTTATGTCATGATTCATACAGTCTTACTTTACCGTTTATCTGTCCCTCtgacgtctctctctctcttcataaTACCAAAATCAACCCTTTCCTGTCTCTCCCTAACACACTACTTATACTATTACTGATATAGCCTAATACAAAGTGACAATAGAGAGGATTATTCTTCTTCCCTTTTCATCCTATCTCACCGCCTCCCTCTCCAGAGCTTCCTGGAAGTCCCTCTCTCTCCGTTGCTGGCACTGCTGATCTCTGAACAGGCGGTTCTCCCGGATCACCTCCTTCTGCTTACGTATCTGGAGGAGCTGAGCTGTTAAACGCTGCTCCTGCTGAGTCTGACGCGTCAGACGCTTCACCAGCTGCTCCTCTCGCCGTGTCTCCTGCAGCGTGAGGGAGAGGTTGCTGATCAGTAGATTGATTTGTGGTTAAAATGACACATGTCAAATAACAGACTGGGTGAagagaatatgatgtgtagatatatttaaaataaatgttctatattatattacattacatatggtcaataaaaacaaatgaatgggTGACCAGTTATGAAAGACTTGAGAAAGATTCTACAGGAGGAGAAACAGACTGTGCTGAATGAATTCTCAAGTCTACTGAGTGGGCATTTATCTCTAGTAACATTTCtcaatgagaggagaggagacgtTTCACCTCTTGAGCTTCATGGGCCTTGAGCTGCTCCACCAGGAAtctgtctcttcttttctctctctgctcacgagctgcagcattctCCTCCAGCCTCTGTCGGATATCATGTATATACTTGCTATTGGATTGTAATATCAGCTTAGTTCCACTTCCAGGGACCTCAGAATCCTGGCGGCTGCCACCAAGGGGACAATCTCCAAGGTAGGGCTGACCACTAGAATTGAAAAAGTTCAAATCACTTAGGAAGTCATTGTTCTAATGTATGATGGTGGATATCTCAGGttgctataaaacaaatactatatataataataatattaatacaaatatttaaataacataATACTGCATAAATACAATATTAATTTAGTTTCCTTT
This genomic window contains:
- the spef2 gene encoding sperm flagellar protein 2 isoform X2 translates to MGNPVDMSPWQQCTAGISSAVFRWLNEELRLSKTVEPKTFAKNFSNGYLIGEVLHKYQLQNDFSMFMKKDTSISKLNNFTRLEPTLHLLGISFDINTAQELMQEKQGVATRLLYQLYVSLENKKKAEISGTVMEIMQPAAVAGLHKKEHEIYSDRLHQVVKRDAELKLQKISQHYEEQYQQWNECCVVTHPIQQRRQLKVQDEKRMKNIEKLQVRRQKHNDIMTYNQAAIVQVPKPPPYTSQINLKRRQQQQRRTQQAQLVQMQIAQFETNRKQLITYGFASPSSGQPYLGDCPLGGSRQDSEVPGSGTKLILQSNSKYIHDIRQRLEENAAAREQREKRRDRFLVEQLKAHEAQEETRREEQLVKRLTRQTQQEQRLTAQLLQIRKQKEVIRENRLFRDQQCQQRRERDFQEALEREAALAQQAKLEGAEEIRKELEFCNRIAAERAQRRYKKHFTSCKDILEQIVDLATKVGEYRLLTGNLIPEKPMREWKELLFSGLPLYEPIKAQQPGFEFSTPLDPVELKKQEILKNQDYDEYTNMVGEWAWPEEAGETKLPPTNNNILGHVVLRLRNIVHPPIVEPSSPSFPHFTLKACVLGKFCSGKTTCLAKIAEAHGIYVLSADKLIQEALNAYQIGEEVKEQQEERDSEQLLTSPTSPTSLKPDLDTQEESRNTNIRLSTRAMQGEAAEKELRKGSILPNELLVDIIVEAIRQVPAQSGWILDGFPVDITQAHLLEKALGGSVEVEYDIESSRMNLAVDPNPPSPPPPPAPVLDLALLLDIPDECVVRRAFSQMDADTTAAKTSHPTDKNLYLAQIPHRITAFQDTWPKLEKWFSEKQNILIRVDADVEEEELCKRVESVLQELVMQTQEDVVLDSGKAPDSSSSDTPATVDQAPALTDEAPVPTHSYSSLNEDKAQSVTSLSKSNTHSPREHSRKVSASSVNNEDSHENLKNPPHSASPYPGSPSWVYVDEPLPPEIPEYLYPHWDTVTESYVNNIKTVMQQLRSQRNFINHHLFNIREEYKHYLVRPDLKQELVSQWQKDFNSIPDDMREDEDTKAELHLRLDELRESLWDISDKRKEEDEQERAALMGWLEDHIAILINNHSILIQVELERFHDTLCILRVYYLSMYRPVPPELPSNFVCIPLLDPSEIKDKDESAEPAGSQVDDGEDKRKTRKSHTDSGRVSKTTDQGQTEAAKVMSPQEKLISDYEEALTAISKLVSAEAHQGETKEHKEKLQDKDKAKASASANKKEKGKQSSKKQKGPPSPPPAPSPPLADNPQESHHQEVKNKIHKEFAAALNHEENAAKVRIALVKGHGLVTLQSLQSRAEQTFSSMKKWLETHYLAEMKSIDQLSEVVRHHIEAGAKLQNQLLLECTDFFLNGDCHMVASPAPPPRPPPLEKPTGSTPTITQLETLHQQLCTVAPSGLMSSFEFSSLLRNITSLNTGRKTLPDPWIDKNETQLMEIESLLTDEYELIDWRRFLLSAALPWPFPSLTQLLVVLQRFKAADTGYTGYINEEQYLQTELWFSSETVPPVPEDPSEPLPYDRLTNLRKFFFQLFADYSFSPPQLDYVSMLQYFAADPNPRQGFIRALTVVVGQHLKHSSPGHLVESMPSIEEATDLSSSEGKYKEEETLYASSGSEGEQKVSIAALLAVICHKVTKMKDDIPLPPGCLSPEEHTEHLVHVFRELGYNPEDCVPFSVLSEHPFIRGLMDTSAQYHLVNIHRLLLAHQDEGEANSLTVS
- the spef2 gene encoding sperm flagellar protein 2 isoform X1; protein product: MGNPVDMSPWQQCTAGISSAVFRWLNEELRLSKTVEPKTFAKNFSNGYLIGEVLHKYQLQNDFSMFMKKDTSISKLNNFTRLEPTLHLLGISFDINTAQELMQEKQGVATRLLYQLYVSLENKKKAEISGTVMEIMQPAAVAGLHKKEHEIYSDRLHQVVKRDAELKLQKISQHYEEQYQQWNECCVVTHPIQQRRQLKVQDEKRMKNIEKLQVRRQKHNDIMTYNQAAIVQVPKPPPYTSQINLKRRQQQQRRTQQAQLVQMQIAQFETNRKQLITYGFASPSSGQPYLGDCPLGGSRQDSEVPGSGTKLILQSNSKYIHDIRQRLEENAAAREQREKRRDRFLVEQLKAHEAQEETRREEQLVKRLTRQTQQEQRLTAQLLQIRKQKEVIRENRLFRDQQCQQRRERDFQEALEREAALAQQAKLEGAEEIRKELEFCNRIAAERAQRRYKKHFTSCKDILEQIVDLATKVGEYRLLTGNLIPEKPMREWKELLFSGLPLYEPIKAQQPGFEFSTPLDPVELKKQEILKNQDYDEYTNMVGEWAWPEEAGETKLPPTNNNILGHVVLRLRNIVHPPIVEPSSPSFPHFTLKACVLGKFCSGKTTCLAKIAEAHGIYVLSADKLIQEALNAYQIGEEVKEQQEERDSEQLLTSPTSPTSLKPDLDTQEESRNTNIRLSTRAMQGEAAEKELRKGSILPNELLVDIIVEAIRQVPAQSGWILDGFPVDITQAHLLEKALGGSVEVEYDIESSRMNLAVDPNPPSPPPPPAPVLDLALLLDIPDECVVRRAFSQMDADTTAAKTSHPTDKNLYLAQIPHRITAFQDTWPKLEKWFSEKQNILIRVDADVEEEELCKRVESVLQELVMQTQEALATPPVADVVLDSGKAPDSSSSDTPATVDQAPALTDEAPVPTHSYSSLNEDKAQSVTSLSKSNTHSPREHSRKVSASSVNNEDSHENLKNPPHSASPYPGSPSWVYVDEPLPPEIPEYLYPHWDTVTESYVNNIKTVMQQLRSQRNFINHHLFNIREEYKHYLVRPDLKQELVSQWQKDFNSIPDDMREDEDTKAELHLRLDELRESLWDISDKRKEEDEQERAALMGWLEDHIAILINNHSILIQVELERFHDTLCILRVYYLSMYRPVPPELPSNFVCIPLLDPSEIKDKDESAEPAGSQVDDGEDKRKTRKSHTDSGRVSKTTDQGQTEAAKVMSPQEKLISDYEEALTAISKLVSAEAHQGETKEHKEKLQDKDKAKASASANKKEKGKQSSKKQKGPPSPPPAPSPPLADNPQESHHQEVKNKIHKEFAAALNHEENAAKVRIALVKGHGLVTLQSLQSRAEQTFSSMKKWLETHYLAEMKSIDQLSEVVRHHIEAGAKLQNQLLLECTDFFLNGDCHMVASPAPPPRPPPLEKPTGSTPTITQLETLHQQLCTVAPSGLMSSFEFSSLLRNITSLNTGRKTLPDPWIDKNETQLMEIESLLTDEYELIDWRRFLLSAALPWPFPSLTQLLVVLQRFKAADTGYTGYINEEQYLQTELWFSSETVPPVPEDPSEPLPYDRLTNLRKFFFQLFADYSFSPPQLDYVSMLQYFAADPNPRQGFIRALTVVVGQHLKHSSPGHLVESMPSIEEATDLSSSEGKYKEEETLYASSGSEGEQKVSIAALLAVICHKVTKMKDDIPLPPGCLSPEEHTEHLVHVFRELGYNPEDCVPFSVLSEHPFIRGLMDTSAQYHLVNIHRLLLAHQDEGEANSLTVS
- the spef2 gene encoding sperm flagellar protein 2 isoform X3, whose product is MSDILCRWLNEELRLSKTVEPKTFAKNFSNGYLIGEVLHKYQLQNDFSMFMKKDTSISKLNNFTRLEPTLHLLGISFDINTAQELMQEKQGVATRLLYQLYVSLENKKKAEISGTVMEIMQPAAVAGLHKKEHEIYSDRLHQVVKRDAELKLQKISQHYEEQYQQWNECCVVTHPIQQRRQLKVQDEKRMKNIEKLQVRRQKHNDIMTYNQAAIVQVPKPPPYTSQINLKRRQQQQRRTQQAQLVQMQIAQFETNRKQLITYGFASPSSGQPYLGDCPLGGSRQDSEVPGSGTKLILQSNSKYIHDIRQRLEENAAAREQREKRRDRFLVEQLKAHEAQEETRREEQLVKRLTRQTQQEQRLTAQLLQIRKQKEVIRENRLFRDQQCQQRRERDFQEALEREAALAQQAKLEGAEEIRKELEFCNRIAAERAQRRYKKHFTSCKDILEQIVDLATKVGEYRLLTGNLIPEKPMREWKELLFSGLPLYEPIKAQQPGFEFSTPLDPVELKKQEILKNQDYDEYTNMVGEWAWPEEAGETKLPPTNNNILGHVVLRLRNIVHPPIVEPSSPSFPHFTLKACVLGKFCSGKTTCLAKIAEAHGIYVLSADKLIQEALNAYQIGEEVKEQQEERDSEQLLTSPTSPTSLKPDLDTQEESRNTNIRLSTRAMQGEAAEKELRKGSILPNELLVDIIVEAIRQVPAQSGWILDGFPVDITQAHLLEKALGGSVEVEYDIESSRMNLAVDPNPPSPPPPPAPVLDLALLLDIPDECVVRRAFSQMDADTTAAKTSHPTDKNLYLAQIPHRITAFQDTWPKLEKWFSEKQNILIRVDADVEEEELCKRVESVLQELVMQTQEALATPPVADVVLDSGKAPDSSSSDTPATVDQAPALTDEAPVPTHSYSSLNEDKAQSVTSLSKSNTHSPREHSRKVSASSVNNEDSHENLKNPPHSASPYPGSPSWVYVDEPLPPEIPEYLYPHWDTVTESYVNNIKTVMQQLRSQRNFINHHLFNIREEYKHYLVRPDLKQELVSQWQKDFNSIPDDMREDEDTKAELHLRLDELRESLWDISDKRKEEDEQERAALMGWLEDHIAILINNHSILIQVELERFHDTLCILRVYYLSMYRPVPPELPSNFVCIPLLDPSEIKDKDESAEPAGSQVDDGEDKRKTRKSHTDSGRVSKTTDQGQTEAAKVMSPQEKLISDYEEALTAISKLVSAEAHQGETKEHKEKLQDKDKAKASASANKKEKGKQSSKKQKGPPSPPPAPSPPLADNPQESHHQEVKNKIHKEFAAALNHEENAAKVRIALVKGHGLVTLQSLQSRAEQTFSSMKKWLETHYLAEMKSIDQLSEVVRHHIEAGAKLQNQLLLECTDFFLNGDCHMVASPAPPPRPPPLEKPTGSTPTITQLETLHQQLCTVAPSGLMSSFEFSSLLRNITSLNTGRKTLPDPWIDKNETQLMEIESLLTDEYELIDWRRFLLSAALPWPFPSLTQLLVVLQRFKAADTGYTGYINEEQYLQTELWFSSETVPPVPEDPSEPLPYDRLTNLRKFFFQLFADYSFSPPQLDYVSMLQYFAADPNPRQGFIRALTVVVGQHLKHSSPGHLVESMPSIEEATDLSSSEGKYKEEETLYASSGSEGEQKVSIAALLAVICHKVTKMKDDIPLPPGCLSPEEHTEHLVHVFRELGYNPEDCVPFSVLSEHPFIRGLMDTSAQYHLVNIHRLLLAHQDEGEANSLTVS